From the Musa acuminata AAA Group cultivar baxijiao chromosome BXJ3-1, Cavendish_Baxijiao_AAA, whole genome shotgun sequence genome, the window TTTATATATGTTAACTTAAACGATTcgcaaagaaaatgaaagaaatataaaatttggtatgcaaattttagAAGTTCATTTATGACATTAAACAATCTTATTAAAGTTTCTAAATATCATTACTTCATTCATATTtaggaaaaatattattaattagtatttatatttGAAGATCAATGGgatcaagtttattatattagtcttatatattGATAATATTTTACTTTTCAATAGTGATCTTTGTTTATTATACTAAACCAAGAAATTTCTCACTAAAAAAtttttcatcaagaattttaagatgGGTAATATAAATGAGGCATCTTATGTTATTTGTATTGACATATTTTGAGATAGATCCCAagaattattaaaattatcttagAAAAGATATATTGATCAAGACTTAAAGAGATTTAGTATACAATTTTATTCACcaaatgataaaattaaaatttttaatcaaaataagtattttttaaaatgacttataaaagaattagataaaaaaaaatattctttatgtattcatagttggaagtctattatatactcAAGCTTATGCTATATCATATGTGAGTTTTGAAATTAAGATGTTAGTAGATAATAGAATTACCTAAGAATGAAAACActaaaagattataaaaaaaaagtaatatggTATTTGGAAGGAACGAAGGATTATATGTTCACATATATGAAATTAGATCAACTTAAAATAATCATATTTTTCAAGTactgattttataaattatcttaatAATTGAAAGTCcactttatgatttatatttatattagttgaaGGAATAATTtacagaaaaatataaaataatatttatattattaataataaatgttgattttatgatatattttgatgCCACTAATCAAGCTTTATGACTACAAAATTTTATCATAGAATTTTGTGTAATCAAACTCAATTGCCAAGTCGCTAAAGATACTTTGTGACATATTACAATAGTTTTCTTCCCTAAAAATGATGAGTATTATTATAGTTCTATGCATTATGATACAAAGTACTCGATGGTTAGAGAAAAGAGTtcaaaaataattaatgttaattaATAACTTGAGTTTAACTATATTGATTGCTAtccattcatttggacttataacCTAAAATGTTTAAAAGAATATGTTATTATGATTTAGTTTATGAGCAACCTATAAAAGATATGGTAATGTATGTTTaagtaaatattataattaatattcttgCTTATgtacttaaaattatttatttatgttatcctATATATTATGATTGAACATGATGACAGATTGTCTtgacaaaataaattataaagatcATTTTGGACTACCTTAGGAAGGGCTAATGGTGTTGTGATATATAAAAGGAATTATGATATTGATAACATATAACTGCTATAACTTACATTGGTAATCaaatttaatatagtattattatatttattcaacttattagcttattttttaattcatgcatatataaataattttttaaaattcaaaCTAAGttggataaaattatttttaaataaattttattttatttctttttaattttgaacccttttgtatcttatcaattaatgagcCAGGtaagagaatattagattatatagccttatctaattaagtaagatatattatgaatataattaaattttaattatggttatcgatcaataaaaaataattataattatggtATGATTCATTAGAATATGACACGAaagactctcctaattacttattctaaaccctctgctctcgcctataaaaaaaTAGAATCTCCTAAGGACTTAGTACGAATAATTAGGTATATGGATACCTAAATAAATATGGATATGTGGATACCTATAAAagatagaaagagaaaaaaagatagtctagttctccttgcatCTCGGTATCGTCATAACTTTCAGATTCAATGATGATATGCTTAtagatcaaattttttttttttgagaatcaTCGAAAGGTATGtatcataaatttatatttattattatttgattttaaaatttgatattaaaattttttgcaTAATAAGAGCATAAGAATAGCTTTTATGGTTATATGAAAACCTTTCTTCACCTCTAATCCAATAAAAATTGAAGATGAAAAACCTAAACAACAACAGTGGTGGTTTCAGAGAGATGAACAGGATGAACATGTTGACCTAAATATGTTGATTATCCAAAGTAAACCCTGCATTTACAGCCTAGAGGATCTATCCGACTTGTGATTTCATAAATGCCACCACTTGGGAGCCTGAAGTGAGCTTACATTGATCTTAATTAGCAGATCTTATAACCGATGGAGTAATGCCGATTTTACGACTGTAATTTTATCAGCCCCAGGTTGTGGAGGAACTTCTGTGAACTGAATCTGAAGAGATCACCCAGCGCAAGCCTTCTTCCATTGTGCTTTGGTGGACAGCTTCGCCCTGCAGCAGCAGTATCAGTACCGTTGACATGTAGAATAGTCTGCCCAATCTGGCTCCTCACGGCGTCGATGGTATGGCACTGGACTGGGTTTCCTGATGCATCCATGACATAGAATGTGTTCACAGCCTGAGATCCTATCGTTGTGACTTGTGCCTGAGTGACTGACAGGCCATATTCTCTGAAGATACGAGTGATATCCGACAGGAGGCCAGCTCGATCTTGGCAACACAACTCCAGCCTAATGCCCTAAATCGTGGAGCACTTTGCTTAGATTGGAGAAGGTCATGCACGGTGGGTTCTCGATTGTCAACAATTAATGCAGTGAGGAGGAACATATATATACCTCTGTGGTTCTTCGCTTGATCGCAGTTTCCAAGCAATGCGCTAATAGCTTCCTCTCTCTTTCAGAGTTCACTGCGCATCCATCACTTTTCGCGATGTAGTATTCCTGCACCCATTCCAAAAAAGCAATCAAACAAGAATCACATCTGCCAAATTTGTAGGTCTACAAACAGTAATTTAATCCTTCAAATATCTCTCTATATGGAGTGTCATGTACTGCTCAATTCGTAAACTTTCCGGGAACGTTCTCTACTACTCGCATGTGATGAATAAACGAAAGAAATTATGATCTATATGGCAAGCAAGGATCAGACATTTGTGCTGAAATAAGCTCACATCTGGAATGAAAGCTACTGCAGTAGTAAACGTCAGTGGAGAAACCTGATACGCTTGCGGTCCTTCTGCATTGATGGTTGCATGGAAGATGACATACTGCATGTCAGTGATGGTGCAGACTGTATCGAAGACAAGATTTGGATGGTTCTTGCTCCGTATATTGATAACTGTATACTCCTTCTGTTCCCAATTCTCTACCGTGACAAGGGGTCTGTTCTCGTCGCCGGCGCCCTCTTTCCCCTGGTCGGTGTCACCTTCGTGATACTGTTGGTCAGCAAACATCATCTGATGCAGCCTCCTCCCGGAATGCGTTGGTTCCATGCAAATTGCTGTTCTTGCAATCTCTTTGTCTGTGTTTCCTTTGAGGACATAGCCGAGAAGGTGCTTTATCTCTGACAGCCGTTTGAGGTCATCGATCGGTTTTCCAGTGGCTACATCGGTAACATAGATCAACAATGCCATCCTTGAATTATGGGTCCAGGCCTCTGAGGCTACCACATTGCACTTCAAATCTGTGAGAACAGCAGAGATATCGGAGAGCAGTCCGGGCCGATCCCTCCCGGCGAGCTCAATGGTGGTGTGCTTCGCTGCAGCTTGGATGCCAACTGAGCTTATAGACCGATGTCTTAGTGCTCTTGCTTCAAGGGACTGCTCCTCAGTCAAAACAAAATAGATTCAATAATTTGAATTCAAATTAGCAGTATTCGATGTGTGTTTGCAGATTAGAAAACAGCTTAGTCTAATCGGTGCCAAGAGACGGATGCTCAAGGAGAATTGATGAATTGAAGGCTGGGACCTCCTTTTGAATGCACAAAGTTCCTAGTATTGGTGAGTAAACTCAACTTTACCTCCTCAATTTTAGCAACGACTTCTATATCTGAAAGCTTATTTCCATCTTCATGCACAACATGGAACACTGCAGAAAAGAAACAGTGAGTACACACAAAGAAAAATTTGAAAGAGAAGCGCAAGTAGATATCAAAACTCACCATCCATGAACCATCTTCCGTCGGAGGTAATATAAGCCTTCTTGATGTTGAGCTTCATATCAGAGAAGACTTGCACCACTTCCAGCAAGCTCCCTTGCCGATTAGCACTGTCTACCTACATCCGAAACCGAAGAAGAAAAGAAGTGAATCCAAGGGTCACAAGTACTCCAGAGAAAGAGATCCAAAGGAACCAAAGATGACAACAGACCAACCTGGACCACCGTTACTTCGCTACTGGAAGTGTTGTCCATTGTAACTCTGCAAAGACCAAAAACACCACGACAATACATCAATCCATTAACAGTAGCTCAGCCAACTCTCAAATCCGAAGGTggagaggaaaagaaaaggataaaacATATATCGTACCTTGGTGGGTTCATTCGAATGACCAGCTTCTCATACTCATCAGCAACCTCTCTAGAAATATACCCACAACCCAACATGGCTGAAAACCAAGATACTAAGAGTACAGTCCTCTCTGAACAGAGAGACTCCTCTCTGAACAGAGagactcctctcttcttttctgggcactgcaaactgcctcccgtTTTGCTTCCCCGTCATATGGCTCTCCTTATATATTTGTTTATGGGTGGTAACACATGCATGTGCAGGTTTACCAAAAGAAACGTGTAGAGAATAATAGGGAGAGGAGGGAGTAGTTGTCCACTCCCCTTTCGAGTATATCTTCCAATCGTGCATTATCGTCATTGGGGTTTGGTTCCCTCATTGCCCGAGTTAATTCCCTTCCATATCTATATGTACAGCTTTGTGGATCACTTGAGATTTGGGTAAGAATCTACGGATACTTCCCCCTCCATCCCTCACTGGTTTCTTAGATTTATTTGCATATATGCCCCTAAAATAAACAGCcttagtaaaagaagaaaagcaCCTAGACCTAACAAAATATTGGAATTCTCACGTTCTTTCCTCTCCATGAACCCGCCAAGGAAACTATATTGGAGAGTTCAAACTTACCTTCACATCCCGTTCCATTTGGTCTTCTAACAATTACACGCTTCTAATTCGGATCTCGATCTCACCATTTTTGGTTCTTTCCATCATTTTCAGTCTTGTTCTGCGTTACAATTTCAAACaccaagaacaaaaaaaaaagatgcaaCAATTTTTCACATTATCgaactgcatatatatatatatatatatatatatatatatatatatatatatatatatatatatatatatatatatatatatatatatatatatatatatatatatatatatatatatatatatatatatatatatatatatatatatatatatatatatatatatatatattacatacatatatatatatatatatattacatacatatatatatatatattacatatatatatatatattacatatatatatattacataaatacatgtatatatacatacatatacatgtatatacatgtatatatacatgtatatacatgtatatatacatatatatatatatgtatatatatatatatatatatacatatatatatatatacatatacatatatatacatatacatatgtatatacatatatatatatatatgtatatatacatgtatatatatgtatatatatacatgtatatttatatacatatatatatatgtatatgtatatatatatatatgtatatgtatatgtatatatatatatacatatatatatgtatatgtatatatatgtatatatacatatatatatatatacacatatatatatatatatacatatatatatgtatatatatatatacatatatatatatatacatatatatatgtatatatatatatacatatatatttatatatatacatatatatatatatatatgtgtgtatatatatatatatgtatatatatatacatatatatatatatacatatatatatatgtatacacatatatatatatgtatacatatatatatacatatatatatatatatatatatacatatacatatatatatatacatacatatatatctatatatatacatatatatatatatgtatatatacatatatatatatgtatatatatatatatatatacatatatatatatgtatatatatatatacgtatatatatatatatatgtatatatatatatatatatatacatatatatatatatatatacatatatatatatatatatacatatatgggggtgaattagtgtagcggaaaactttcgtatgTTCGAAAACGACTTTCATACAAAGAAATAtgttttcgatgaaaatcattttggaAAGAACGTTAACTTAAGATTgaaatggaagtatagttgatgtaaagtaacggaggcagtttatagttaatataaaaagcagaatataaatgcaaattgagatttagagtggttcggtcaatcttgacctatatccacttttggctttctccttcgacaaggtcaccgacgtctactagaggccttcctttaataggcgaaggccaaccacccttttacagctttactcattttgacaggcttaggagacaacccttacatattttcactcctctcttgaatgatcaaaacttaaaagaaaagagggagaaaaacttctagccttttacaacacttttaagctctcaaattctcagaataaatgcaagctttcggtaccctttcatgcaggaaagggtggggtttatataggccccaactggtttaaatttggagctcaaaaatatcatctctcggatttccggggttctggcggtactaccgtcataACTGGGTGATGCCATCGCCTGACTTCGCacagagaccaagctcaggcggtaccaccgcttgacagggacgGTACCTCTGCctagcattcctgggagactgagctcctaggcagtacaaccaccggccaggaattttgggtccgaatgggctgatccattcgacctaatttgggtctgtcaagggcccaattcccccatattaagttaataggatcacctctcattcctaacttaatctacatgctaactattatatttaagacattaatactgtaacttgctccggtgcgtcaatcgcttcttccggcgagcttctggtaaacttccgacgaatattcgacgaaccctcggcgatgctctagcagactttcggcaaactcctagacttgcgacgatccacttggcgacttccgacgagcttctttggtaagctcatggacttctcggatttgttcccgtagaaccttcgacgaccgtctggactttcgtcggactctcgaacccccaacgtgatcatggtcttgactctgacgcaactcttgctgcatgtcttacttccatcgtagttaattctgcacacttatctcaacatatggattagataacaaatgacaattgacttcatcatcaaaatccgagattcaataatttcctccttttttatgatgacaatcaattgataacggagttaactttaactccccctatctatgccatacttgagataagtcattcttgaattcaaagcctttgaattcaagagacatattgataatttAAGATCGTTTAATCTTATCAaaactcccatcatgatttctatcatgatgtatctctctgaaaatgatgtcaaggcttgacatccattttcaggttttacatttcaaatgtgaaagatagcaatcgtagtaattcatcatatggtaagatatcaacatataaaattacgatgtaagttcttgatgtcttaacataatgcaaacatttcaagtgtttagcaatcatagcatttcatcacatgacaagatatcaatttatagaaTTACGatataagctctagatatcttaaatatGGCATAGTACAAATAtgtcaatcatagcaattctgtcaccaatttatcatatatttcgatgcaagcttttaatatcttaacataattcaaatatggcactcatagcaattctatcatcaatttaccatgtatttctccccctttgtcatcaatacaaaggagaactatttaagcaaattttaagcataagtgtggtaatgattaatatcatttttcaacaatgagtgataggataccaattatacaaacatctcaaggaaaacatgacatggatatagctttcattacttcttcctttttatttgtcattatctttttgcatgaaggaggaaagccatttgtgagcttacttgaatgaagttaaaatcgataagagattaaatcacgcttTATTTTTGCATggatcaagatatgcatgtgaattaaattcatgcaagtgttcatctcaaaagaaaatcttccttcatcaagaaggaattcatatgaaagaatcatttcatcaaatccctttctcgattaaagattcaagataaatctatgagagatgcattttcatatgtcaaaaatcatggagcattgatataaaataaaattgatacattgatataaaatcatttaggctcatgaaagctccagtaagtccggaagagaaatactaaatcatattaggatcaagaaaatccaaaaatgaaatttaacactttcatgcattcggacatgattttgctatagattttcaaacataatcatgaagataaaacatgctcatgatcatggaaatttttataaaatacataatttccaacatgttattaaggcatgtaatagtataaaattttcattatagcaattaagtgaatgaattaagaatgtccaaaaaatgagttcatgcattcggacatatcaacattcctaattctcttttaatgaaatcaaattattcttcacttagaggctttataaaaatatcatctagttgatgtttagtattaatgaactctataattacatcatgattagtgacatgatctcgtataaagtgatgtcttatatcaatatgttttgttcttgagtgttgaatgagattctttattaaacatattgcacttgtattatcacatttaatggaaatatttttaagatgaactttatatatAATCTTCCAAGGTGATTTTcacccatacaacttgtgcacagtatgcactagctgtaatatactcagcttcggttgttaatagtgcaaccgagttttatttcttagatgaccaggagacaagggcatgtcccaaaaattgatatgttcataatgtgctttttctatctagtctacacctaggaaaatccgcattagcataagcaattaactcaaaattcttgatttttggataccataatcctagatttgtggtacctttaagatatctaagtattcttttaactgctttgagatgagatatcttagggttcgattgaaacctagtacaaagtcctacactgaacatgatatctgatctagttgcagcgaggtaaagtaaactttctatcataactctataagttttttgatcgaagctttctctactttcatcaacttctaacttagtggaggtgctcataggagtgttgatagctttggagctatccatattaaatctttttagcaaatctaaagcatatttagtttgacccgaagataatatcatcaacataaatctgaacaatgagaaaattattttcaaaatccttgataaataatatagtatcgaccttgccttttgtaaaattattttcaataagaaaagaactaagtctctcgtaccaagctctCGAggtttattttaaaccatagagagttttagttaatttaaacacatgattagggaggctattattttcaaatccgggaggttgttcaacataaacttctttagaaataaagtcattaagaaaagtgcttttaacatccatttgaaacaacttaaaattgttattcataggcaaggagcatccttatggcttctaatcaagccaaggagcatccttatggcttcgtaatcgatatcttcttcttggttgaaaccttggccactaatctagccttgtttctaaccatgatactatattcatcttgcttatttctaaagacccatttagtaccaataactaaatggttatttggtctaggaacaagcttcaacactttatttctctcaaattgatttaactcatcttgcattgcaataatctatgaatcatctttcatggcttcgtcaatacatttaggttcaatttgagagagaaaagcagagttgacataaaaatttttaagagaagaacgtgtttgaacccccttagatgtgtctcctaggataagCTCCTTagtatgagcatctacatacttccaatccttgggtaaggatgtttcggaagtggatgcatccaagttgctagttggagaagggatttcatttaaattcaaagaatcaaaattagcattatcatca encodes:
- the LOC135629117 gene encoding ACT domain-containing protein ACR4-like, with the protein product MLGCGYISREVADEYEKLVIRMNPPRVTMDNTSSSEVTVVQVDSANRQGSLLEVVQVFSDMKLNIKKAYITSDGRWFMDVFHVVHEDGNKLSDIEVVAKIEESLEARALRHRSISSVGIQAAAKHTTIELAGRDRPGLLSDISAVLTDLKCNVVASEAWTHNSRMALLIYVTDVATGKPIDDLKRLSEIKHLLGYVLKGNTDKEIARTAICMEPTHSGRRLHQMMFADQQYHEGDTDQGKEGAGDENRPLVTVENWEQKEYTVINIRSKNHPNLVFDTVCTITDMQYVIFHATINAEGPQAYQEYYIAKSDGCAVNSERERKLLAHCLETAIKRRTTEGIRLELCCQDRAGLLSDITRIFREYGLSVTQAQVTTIGSQAVNTFYVMDASGNPVQCHTIDAVRSQIGQTILHVNGTDTAAAGRSCPPKHNGRRLALGDLFRFSSQKFLHNLGLIKLQS